The following are encoded in a window of Gramella sp. MT6 genomic DNA:
- a CDS encoding O-acetylhomoserine aminocarboxypropyltransferase/cysteine synthase family protein has translation MSTKNFSTKALHAGHDVKQNGGTRAVPLYQTTSYVFNNSDHAAALFSLAEPGYIYTRINNPTLDILEQRLAALEGGIAAVVTASGTAATSTALLTLLKAGDHIVSSNSLYGGTYNLFKNTLPRLGITTTFVDPTDPENFTKAAKENTRVFFAESVGNPKLDVLDLKGISKEAKAFKVPFIVDNTVATPYLLNPIEHGADIVLHSLTKYINGNGTALGGAIIDAGKFDWANGKFPEFTEPSPGYHGLVYHEALEEAAFIAKVRIEGLRDHGAALSPFNAFQIIQGLETLKIRIKEHSKNALELAKWLQEQEEVEWVNYPGLENSKYHKLAKEYLPEGQSGLVTFGVKGGFEAAKTVVDEAKVFSLLANIGDTKSLIIHPASTTHQQLTEEEQASTGVTPDLIRLSVGLEDVEDLKEDLKEAFSQIKKKSLV, from the coding sequence ATGAGTACTAAAAATTTTTCAACGAAAGCATTACATGCTGGTCATGATGTAAAACAGAATGGTGGAACCAGGGCAGTGCCGCTTTATCAAACAACTTCATACGTATTTAATAATTCAGATCACGCAGCCGCTCTTTTTTCCTTAGCTGAACCGGGATATATTTATACAAGAATTAACAACCCGACACTGGATATTCTGGAGCAAAGACTGGCTGCCCTGGAAGGGGGGATTGCCGCGGTAGTAACTGCATCTGGTACAGCAGCAACCAGTACAGCGCTGTTAACCCTTTTAAAAGCTGGAGATCATATAGTTTCATCAAATAGCCTTTATGGCGGAACTTACAATCTCTTCAAGAATACCTTACCCCGCCTCGGAATTACCACCACCTTCGTAGACCCAACAGATCCTGAAAATTTTACAAAAGCAGCAAAGGAAAATACAAGAGTATTTTTTGCTGAATCTGTGGGAAATCCAAAACTTGATGTATTAGATCTTAAAGGCATTTCTAAAGAAGCAAAAGCTTTTAAAGTTCCTTTCATCGTAGATAATACGGTTGCAACGCCATATCTGTTGAACCCTATCGAGCACGGTGCAGATATCGTGCTTCATTCACTTACAAAATATATAAACGGTAACGGAACGGCCTTAGGTGGAGCCATCATCGATGCCGGTAAATTTGACTGGGCTAATGGTAAATTCCCTGAATTCACTGAGCCTTCTCCTGGTTATCACGGACTCGTTTACCATGAAGCTCTTGAAGAAGCTGCATTTATCGCCAAGGTGAGAATCGAAGGATTGAGAGATCACGGTGCGGCACTAAGTCCGTTCAATGCATTCCAGATCATTCAGGGATTGGAAACTTTAAAGATCAGAATTAAAGAGCATAGTAAAAATGCGCTTGAACTGGCCAAATGGCTTCAGGAGCAGGAAGAAGTAGAATGGGTGAATTACCCAGGACTTGAAAACAGCAAATATCATAAACTGGCTAAAGAATACCTTCCTGAAGGACAAAGCGGACTTGTAACCTTTGGTGTTAAAGGTGGATTTGAGGCTGCTAAAACTGTGGTAGACGAAGCTAAAGTATTCTCATTACTTGCAAATATTGGAGATACTAAATCGCTGATTATTCATCCGGCGAGTACTACCCATCAGCAGTTAACAGAGGAAGAGCAGGCATCTACGGGAGTGACTCCAGATCTTATCAGGTTATCGGTTGGTCTTGAAGATGTGGAAGACCTCAAAGAAGATCTGAAAGAAGCCTTCTCACAAATTAAAAAGAAATCATTGGTTTAA